A genomic segment from Estrella lausannensis encodes:
- the sufD gene encoding Fe-S cluster assembly protein SufD, with protein sequence MTMETAVDDAFLQATEAIFEESRGSDFLSRLKDEAFTKFLELGLPSRKNEDFKYVKLKPLYARKVQPSFPVEVAKSTVDNLVFSECEGRSIVFVNGHFREELSNTARLPKGTMAMPLLKSARTFNSFFANEWSFLIKEEANPFYLLNTSVAKDGVFIYVPPCTKLDGPIQCLFIYDEASVPMLMQPRLSVFVGAGSEINLQFTHSFSAGKGQTVNAAADFHLEKGAIVRCEETTDEVPEQLYLFKSVRAKLKRDASFTMINTSKGAMTERSDYKVWLQGENSEASLDGLAMLSGKRESHTHIMVIHEGKHTRSRQLFKNVLKDFGRSSFEGQIIVDKEAMKTDAFQLNNNLLLSERCQADSKPMLKIYADDVKASHGATVGRLDEEQLFYLRSRGLSLDKAKEYLTTAFCKEVVDLLSIPKLRESILGKPFFLPGQ encoded by the coding sequence ATGACAATGGAGACAGCTGTCGACGATGCATTTCTTCAGGCGACTGAAGCGATTTTTGAGGAATCACGCGGTTCGGACTTTCTTTCACGCCTAAAAGATGAGGCGTTTACCAAGTTTCTAGAGCTCGGATTGCCTTCTAGAAAAAATGAAGATTTCAAGTATGTGAAGCTGAAGCCTCTTTATGCCAGAAAGGTGCAGCCTTCCTTTCCTGTAGAGGTTGCAAAAAGCACTGTAGACAATCTTGTCTTCAGTGAATGCGAGGGAAGGTCTATTGTCTTTGTCAACGGACACTTTAGGGAGGAACTGTCAAATACCGCCAGGCTTCCTAAGGGAACGATGGCGATGCCCCTTTTGAAGAGCGCCCGTACCTTCAACTCGTTTTTTGCAAACGAGTGGTCCTTTTTGATTAAAGAAGAGGCAAACCCATTTTATCTTTTGAACACAAGCGTTGCCAAAGACGGCGTGTTTATCTACGTTCCCCCTTGTACAAAGCTGGACGGCCCGATTCAGTGCCTCTTTATCTACGACGAAGCGAGCGTTCCGATGCTTATGCAGCCGAGGCTTTCGGTATTCGTTGGAGCCGGTTCTGAAATCAACTTGCAGTTCACTCACTCTTTCTCTGCCGGCAAAGGCCAGACCGTGAACGCGGCAGCAGATTTTCATTTGGAGAAGGGTGCTATCGTGCGTTGCGAAGAAACAACGGATGAAGTTCCGGAACAGCTCTATCTTTTCAAGTCCGTGAGAGCAAAGCTGAAAAGAGACGCTAGCTTCACCATGATCAACACCTCCAAGGGCGCCATGACCGAGCGATCCGATTATAAAGTGTGGCTGCAGGGTGAAAACAGTGAAGCTTCTCTTGACGGACTCGCGATGCTGAGCGGCAAAAGGGAGTCGCACACCCACATTATGGTGATCCACGAGGGCAAGCATACCCGCTCACGCCAGCTGTTTAAGAATGTTCTCAAAGACTTTGGAAGATCGAGTTTTGAAGGGCAGATCATCGTCGATAAGGAAGCGATGAAGACCGATGCCTTCCAGCTGAATAACAATTTGCTTTTGTCAGAGCGATGCCAGGCAGACTCCAAACCGATGCTTAAAATCTATGCTGACGATGTGAAAGCATCGCACGGAGCTACGGTGGGCAGGCTCGACGAAGAGCAGCTTTTTTATCTAAGATCAAGAGGTTTGTCCCTCGATAAAGCCAAAGAGTATCTCACTACAGCATTCTGCAAAGAGGTTGTCGATCTTTTGTCTATCCCTAAGCTTAGGGAAAGCATCTTGGGAAAGCCCTTTTTCTTACCCGGTCAATAG